In a genomic window of Styela clava chromosome 7, kaStyClav1.hap1.2, whole genome shotgun sequence:
- the LOC144425250 gene encoding uncharacterized protein LOC144425250: MLTSEKYVAELSALAETTPPSSFRKTTALAETMSSSSSKKVAAPRKKKENKRKNERHERYCYSNLCAVCNGNFFDDEEDEGWIQCQKCQKWLHDICAGIYGKHIVSFQCDDSSA, translated from the coding sequence ATGTTAACAAGTGAGAAATATGTGGCCGAACTGTCAGCACTCGCAGAAACAACGCCACCTAGTTCGTTCAGGAAAACTACAGCACTCGCAGAAACGATGTCATCTAGCTCGTCTAAGAAAGTTGCAGCTCCCaggaagaaaaaagaaaataaacgtAAGAATGAGCGACATGAAAGATATTGTTACAGTAACCTCTGTGCTGTCTGCAACGGCAATTTTTTTGACGACGAAGAGGACGAGGGATGGATTCAGTGCCAGAAATGCCAAAAGTGGCTTCACGATATTTGTGCCGGGATTTATGGAAAACACATTGTGTCCTTCCAATGTGATGACAGCTCTGCTTGA